One region of Camelina sativa cultivar DH55 chromosome 6, Cs, whole genome shotgun sequence genomic DNA includes:
- the LOC104699426 gene encoding UPF0725 protein At4g29550-like produces the protein MILVPTVRGNYFVSRQLLLQSRLLRPDAIESFKLGKNMLWDGPSDEEETCISRSTYEPPSPDYCPSPSFNWPNSPPSPDYYPSPSYCPSSPPVYCPPSPVYCPPSPVYSPNFEIPLTSFPYDEPYKSYYRQDEGLFGKVGLHCYNLQNRTNLEYFCLDHEEYPTLVKFYVRDPTREFSICEFLTRVVKSAKDGCCVSFITTQCTLLPEKEGFPICDHFDKLAVDAFFTGDMPNSLPEDTTTSDNLQFYELKESELEEEKDWLLLYLELSLRTNSFPFSSLGESSFDLKKVIVQTRADVFSKKKTKSENAIFYITFTSCARKDGNPIIRNAIIRRTMDGIQGHMSLEVKCLV, from the exons ATGATCCTTGTACCAACTGTACGCGGTAATTACTTTGTATCGAGGCAGTTGCTGTTACAGAGCCGATTGTTGCGCCCCGATGCTATTGAATCTTTTAAGCTTGGCAAGAATATGTTGTGGGATGGGCCCTCTGACGAGGAGGAAACTTGCATTTCACGATCAACATACGAACCACCTTCTCCTGATTACtgtccttctccttcttttaacTGGCCTaattctcctccttctcctgaTTACTATCCTTCTCCTTCTTACtgtccttcttctcctcctgtttACTGTCCTCCTTCTCCTGTTTACTGTCCTCCTTCTCCTGTTTACTCTCCTAACTTTGAAATCCCTTTGACCTCCTTTCCCTACGATGAGCCATATAAG AGTTATTATAGACAGGATGAGGGCCTGTTTGGTAAAGTTGGGCTTCACTGCTACAATCTGCAAAAT CGGACAAACCTTGAATATTTCTGCCTAGACCACGAGGAGTATCCTACGCttgtaaaattttatgtaaGGGATCCAACTCGAGAGTTTTCCATTTGCGAGTTCTTAACAAGGGTGGTTAAGTCTGCGAAAGATGGCTGCTGCGTGAGTTTCATTACAACCCAATGCACATTATTGCCAG AGAAGGAAGGCTTCCCAATCTGTGACCACTTTGACAAACTTGCCGTCGATGCTTTCTTCACAGGTGATATGCCCAACTCGTTGCCTGAGGATACCACCACCAGTGACAACCTGCAATTCTACGAG TTGAAAGAGTCAGAgctggaagaagaaaaggattgGCTTCTTCTCTACTTGGAACTCTCGTTGCGCACCAATTCTTTCccg TTCTCATCACTGGGTGAAAGTTCATTTGACCTGAAAAAGGTAATTGTGCAAACCAGAGCAGATGTGTTTTCTAAGAAGAAAACCAAGTCCGAGAATGCAATCTTCTACATAACCTTCACATCCTGTGCCCGTAAAGACGGCAATCCTATCATAAGGAATGCTATCATAAGGAGAACAATGGATGGAATTCAAGGTCATATGTCCCTTGAAGTCAAGTGTTTGGTGTGA
- the LOC104793268 gene encoding U11/U12 small nuclear ribonucleoprotein 35 kDa protein isoform X1, protein MSGGGNNVVNKVFYATSYHPIQAGSIDGTDVVPHDNGVRRALLCYHAGLYDPSGDSKAVGDPYCTLFVGRLSHHTTEDTLREMMSKYGRIKNLRLVRHIVTGSSRGYAFVEFESEKDMLRAYEDAHHSLIDGREIIVDYNRQQLMPGWIPRRLGGGLGGRKESGQLRFGGRERPFRAPLRPIPHEDLQKLGIQLPPEGRYMSRTQIPSPPRRKASASDDREEGYYREKSSVEREEEFKERSSHRYNHSHRSSSHTHSSHRRRSKDREERSRTESRSDRKERSRGTEARYGDNKGKVSDSKRSKRAEEEEERSHKRHKHMHSHHHHHMRPSSRDHHSSD, encoded by the exons atGAGCGGCGGAGGAAACAACGTCGTGAACAAAGTGTTCTACGCGACTTCGTATCATCCGATTCAAGCCGGAAGCATCGACGGAACCGATGTTGTTCCACATGATAACGGCGTACGTCGAGCTCTACTCTGTTATCACGCCGGCTTAT ATGATCCTTCTGGTGATTCGAAAGCTGTTGGAGATCCTTACTGTACTCTCTTCGTGGGTCGTCTCTCTCATCATACTACGGAGGATACTCTTCGAGAG ATGATGAGTAAGTATGGTAGGATTAAGAACTTGCGCTTGGTTAGGCACATTG TGACGGGTTCTTCACGAGGATATGCTTTTGTGGAATTTGAGAGCGAAAAGGATATGCTCCGTGCTTATGAG GATGCTCATCATTCACTAATAGATGGTAGAGAGATTATTGTTGATTACAATCGGCAGCAACTGATGCCTGGATGGATACCAAGAAGACTAG GAGGTGGGCTTGGTGGTAGGAAAGAATCCGGACAACTTCGTTTTGGAGGACGAGAAAGACCATTCCGCGCTCCCTT GCGACCTATCCCTCATGAAGATTTACAAAAACTCGGCATTCAGCTTCCACCTGAGGGAAGATATATGTCACGCACGCAG ATCCCATCACCTCCGAGGAGAAAAGCAAGTGCGTCGGATGATAGAGAGGAAGGATATTATCGGGAAAAGAGTTCTGTAGAAAGGGAAGAAGAGTTTAAAGAGCGAAGCAGCCATAGGTATAATCACAGTCACAGGTCGAGCTCACACACACACAGTTCGCATAGAAGACGCAGCAAAGACAGAGAGGAGCGTTCTAGGACAGAGTCCCGTTCCGATAGGAAAGAGAGATCACGAGGTACGGAAGCTAGATATGGTGACAACAAGGGTAAAGTTTCTGACAGCAAAAGATCAAAACgcgcagaagaagaagaagagcgctCTCACAAACGTCATAAACACATGCATtcccaccatcatcatcatatgaGGCCCTCTAGTCGAGATCATCATTCCTCTGACTGA
- the LOC104793268 gene encoding U11/U12 small nuclear ribonucleoprotein 35 kDa protein isoform X2 encodes MSGGGNNVVNKVFYATSYHPIQAGSIDGTDVVPHDNGVRRALLCYHAGLYDPSGDSKAVGDPYCTLFVGRLSHHTTEDTLREMMSKYGRIKNLRLVRHIVTGSSRGYAFVEFESEKDMLRAYEDAHHSLIDGREIIVDYNRQQLMPGWIPRRLGGGLGGRKESGQLRFGGRERPFRAPLSHHLRGEKQVRRMIERKDIIGKRVL; translated from the exons atGAGCGGCGGAGGAAACAACGTCGTGAACAAAGTGTTCTACGCGACTTCGTATCATCCGATTCAAGCCGGAAGCATCGACGGAACCGATGTTGTTCCACATGATAACGGCGTACGTCGAGCTCTACTCTGTTATCACGCCGGCTTAT ATGATCCTTCTGGTGATTCGAAAGCTGTTGGAGATCCTTACTGTACTCTCTTCGTGGGTCGTCTCTCTCATCATACTACGGAGGATACTCTTCGAGAG ATGATGAGTAAGTATGGTAGGATTAAGAACTTGCGCTTGGTTAGGCACATTG TGACGGGTTCTTCACGAGGATATGCTTTTGTGGAATTTGAGAGCGAAAAGGATATGCTCCGTGCTTATGAG GATGCTCATCATTCACTAATAGATGGTAGAGAGATTATTGTTGATTACAATCGGCAGCAACTGATGCCTGGATGGATACCAAGAAGACTAG GAGGTGGGCTTGGTGGTAGGAAAGAATCCGGACAACTTCGTTTTGGAGGACGAGAAAGACCATTCCGCGCTCCCTT ATCCCATCACCTCCGAGGAGAAAAGCAAGTGCGTCGGATGATAGAGAGGAAGGATATTATCGGGAAAAGAGTTCTGTAG
- the LOC104699427 gene encoding uncharacterized protein LOC104699427, producing MSFALLKLQETSRPPTYKELYDALTPYHHRLEGESFYTIPVPTVRGNYSVSRQLLLPSRLLRPDAIESFKLGKNMLWDGPSDEEETCISRSTYEPPSPDYCPSPSFNWPNSPPSPDYFPSSPPNSPHV from the exons ATGTCTTTCGCCTTGTTGAAGCTACAAGAAACCAGTAGGCCCCCGACTTATAAG gAACTGTATGATGCTTTAACACCATATCATCATCGGCTGGAAGGGGAAAGTTTCTATACGATCCCTGTACCAACCGTCCGCGGTAATTACTCTGTATCGAGGCAGTTGCTGTTACCGAGCAGATTGTTGCGCCCCGATGCTATTGAATCTTTTAAGCTTGGCAAGAATATGTTGTGGGATGGGCCCTCTGACGAGGAGGAAACTTGCATTTCACGATCAACATACGAACCACCTTCTCCTGATTACtgtccttctccttcttttaacTGGCCTaattctcctccttctcctgattactttccttcttctcctcctaaTTCTCCTCATGTTTAG